In Fusarium musae strain F31 chromosome 7, whole genome shotgun sequence, a single window of DNA contains:
- a CDS encoding hypothetical protein (EggNog:ENOG41) → MGETESKSANGALHATSTSDSSTVATGQDDQPPIAEPPDLLAIEKPILPHTLSAHRVARDLKSDVDDGLSSEEAAARLARDGPNSIKGAKGISLYEIFIQQIANALTVVLIAVTALSFAISDYIEGGVVAAVIVLNIVVGLIQDYRAEQTIQSLYALSTPKCKVIRDGHSETVKAETLVKGDIVSLATGDVVPADLRLIQGINVSTDEALLTGESIAISKKPDVVFTDPDMPMGDRVNLAYSGSSVTRGRATGIVIATGMETEVGQIAELLRKTKNDDTERTPVGRAVWKFYQFCRRILGLEGTPLQVTLSKFALLLFAFAIILVIIVFSASLWKITDEVLLYGICVGVAVIPESLLAVLTVTMAVATKAMVRGNVIVRQMPSLEAVGGVTNICSDKTGTLTQGRMITRKVWLRGDLAGTVEGTANPYDPYSGTVKWSADLAGSCLNTFLKVLTLCNNATVSDGKKEPETDSSSIITSEDAEWKAIGEPTEIALKVFAMRFGRSVSGGDTLVAEHPFDSSCKLMSVVYGNEIEQTRHVYTKGAVEVLLTKLTETEEFKKEILTKAEELAGQGLRVLCIATKPMNGDAQDCHDRAKVESELQFVGLAGLYDPPRPETAGAVEQCRAAGVTVHMVTGDHIKTATAIAYEVGILNKNTPLKSNTVMAAADFGALSDAEIDCLDELPVVLARCSPLTKVRMIEALHRRKAFCIMTGDGVNDSPALKQADVGIAMGDRGSDVAKEAADMVLTDDNFASIVTGIQEGRRLADNIQKFLLHLLTSNLAQVILLLIGLAFKDVNGNAVFPLSPLEILWANLVTSSPLALGLGLEEASPDILRRPPRSLRSGVFTLDLVRDQLFYGLASGSLCLCAFMLVNYASSGQGYYLMAEGCNESGHDECDLVYRARATTFSTLAFLLLVTAWEVKHFHRSLFNMDERATGPFSVFKTIYHNKFLFWSVVAGFVMIFPIVYIPYLNTEVFKHKGLSWEWGVVAGCVVVYIALIEMWKACKRRLKLGLDSHPVTQGQAQV, encoded by the exons GTCGCAACCGGTCAGGACGACCAACCCCCTATAGCGGAACCCCCAGACCTACTAGCCATAGAGAAGCCGATTCTTCCCCATACGCTCTCCGCTCATCGCGTCGCCAGAGACCTCAAGTCCGACGTCGACGATGGTTTGAGTAGCGAAGAGGCTGCTGCCCGCCTCGCGCGGGACGGCCCTAATTCTATCAAAGGCGCCAAGGGCATCTCCCTGTACGAGATCTTCATACAGCAGATTGCCAATGCCCTGActgtcgtcctcatcgccgTGACCGCTCTGTCCTTTGCTATCTCGGACTATATTGAGGGTGGTGTCGTCGCCGCCGTCATTGTCCTCAACATCGTTGTCGG ATTGATCCAGGACTACCGCGCTGAGCAGACCATCCAGTCGCTCTATGCACTGTCCACCCCTAAATGCAAGGTCATCCGAGATGGTCACAGTGAAACTGTCAAGGCCGAAACCCTCGTCAAGGGAGACATCGTCTCTCTCGCAACTGGCGATGTTGTTCCTGCCGATCTGCGCCTGATTCAAGGTATCAACGTTTCTACCGACGAGGCACTTCTCACTGGTGAATCTATCGCCATCAGCAAGAAGCCTGATGTCGTCTTCACCGATCCCGATATGCCCATGGGTGATCGTGTTAACCTGGCCTATTCCGGAAGCTCTGTCACTAGAGGTCGAGCCACCGGTATTGTTATTGCTACTGGTATGGAAACAGAGGTCGGCCAGATCGCCGAACTCCTGCGCAAGACTAAGAACGACGACACCGAAAGGACCCCCGTCGGTCGCGCAGTTTGGAAGTTCTACCAGTTCTGTCGCAGAATTCTTGGCCTCGAGGGAACCCCTCTACAGGTCACCCTCAGCAAGTTCGCCCTGTTGCTCTTCGCCTTCGCCATTATCCTGGTAATCATCGTCTTTTCCGCCAGTCTGTGGAAAATCACCGATGAAGTCCTTCTGTACGGTATCTGCGTCGGCGTGGCTGTTATCCCCGAGTCTCTCCTCGCAGTTTTGACAGTTACAATGGCCGTTGCCACCAAGGCAATGGTTCGGGGCAATGTCATTGTTCGTCAGATGCCTTCTCTTGAGGCCGTTGGCGGTGTTACCAACATCTGCTCGGACAAGACTGGTACCCTAACTCAAGGACGAATGATTACCCGAAAGGTTTGGCTCCGTGGCGATCTCGCCGGAACTGTTGAGGGCACCGCCAACCCCTACGACCCTTACAGTGGAACTGTCAAGTGGTCTGCTGACTTGGCCGGAAGCTGCCTGAACACTTTCCTCAAGGTCCTTACTCTTTGCAACAACGCCACAGTCAGCGACGGCAAGAAAGAGCCCGAGACGGACTCTagcagcatcatcacttCCGAAGATGCTGAGTGGAAAGCCATTGGTGAGCCTACTGAGATTGCTCTCAAGGTCTTCGCTATGAGATTCGGCCGTAGCGTTTCCGGGGGTGACACCCTGGTTGCCGAACATCCTTTCGATTCCTCCTGCAAGCTCATGAGCGTTGTTTACGGTAATGAGATTGAACAGACTCGACACGTGTATACCAAGGGCGCTGTTGAGGTccttctcaccaagcttACTGAGACTGAAGAGTTTAAGAAGGAAATCCTTACTAAAGCTGAAGAACTCGCCGGCCAAGGTTTGCGAGTGCTCTGTATCGCAACAAAGCCTATGAATGGCGACGCTCAAGATTGTCATGATCgtgccaaggttgagagtGAGCTTCAGTTTGTCGGTCTGGCTGGTCTTTACGACCCTCCTCGCCCTGAGACTGCTGGCGCTGTTGAACAATGCCGCGCCGCCGGTGTTACTGTTCACATGGTCACTGGCGACCACATCAAGACCGCCACAGCCATTGCTTACGAAGTCGGTATTCTTAACAAGAACACCCCCCTCAAGTCCAACACCGTCATGGCAGCTGCCGACTTTGGTGCCCTCAGCGATGCTGAGATTGACTGCTTGGACGAACTTCCTGTGGTTCTCGCTCGCTGTAGCCCTCTGACCAAGGTTCGCATGATCGAAGCCCTCCATCGCCGAAAGGCATTCTGCATCATGACTGGTGACGGTGTCAACGACTCGCCTGCTCTTAAACAAGCTGATGTCGGTATTGCCATGGGAGACCGTGGTAGCGACGTCGCCAAAGAGGCGGCTGACATGGTTCTCACTGATGACAACTTTGCCTCGATCGTTACTGGTATCCAGGAAGGTCGACGACTTGCTGACAATATTCAGAAG ttccttcttcatcttctgacATCCAATTTGGCTCAAGTCATTCTCCTTCTTATTGGTCTTGCCTTCAAGGATGTGAATGGTAACGCCGTCTTCCCCTTGTCCCCCTTGGAAATTCTTTGGGCCAACTTGGTTACCTCATCGCCTTTAGCTCTGGGTCTTGGTCTCGAGGAAGCCTCTCCTGATATCCTCCGGCGGCCTCCCCGCAGCTTGCGCAGTGGAGTATTTACCCTTGACCTCGTTCGCGATCAGCTTTTCTATGGACTCGCCTCAGGTTCCCTCTGTCTGTGTGCTTTCATGCTTGTCAACTATGCTTCATCTGGCCAGGGTTACTACCTCATGGCAGAAGGCTGCAACGAGAGCGGACACGATGAGTGTGATCTTGTTTATCGCGCTCGTGCCACGACCTTCTCCACCTTGGCTTTCCTGTTGCTTGTCACAGCTTGGGAGGTGAAGCACTTCCACCGCAGTCTCTTCAACATGGACGAGCGCGCCACTGGCCCATTCTCTGTATTCAAGACCATCTACCACAACAAGTTCCTCTTCTGGTCCGTTGTTGCCGGTTTTGTCATGATCTTTCCTATCGTGTATATTCCCTACCTCAACACTGAGGTGTTCAAGCACAAGGGTCTTTCATGGGAGTGGGGTGTCGTCGCTGGCTGTGTTGTTGTATATATCGCCCTCATTGAGATGTGGAAGGCTTGCAAGAGACGGCTCAAGCTGGGTCTAGACTCGCACCCCGTCACCCAGGGCCAGGCTCAAGTCTAG